The following DNA comes from Pannonibacter sp. XCT-53.
GAGGCGAGGGACGCGGCGAGCATGCGGCAGGAGGTCCCGGGGGCCGCAGGGCCGGCGTCGGGGGAGCGCCGGCGGTCAGGCGGACCGGATGGCGGCCTGCCGGTCGGGGTCAGCTCGCCGGAAGCAGAACGGTGTCGATGACGTGGATCACGCCGTTGGACTGGTCGACGTCGGCGATGGTGACGGTCGAGACATTGCCCTTGCCGTCCTCGATCATGATCTTGCCGTCCATGGCCTTGGCGGTGAAGGTGCAGCCGCCGACGGTCTCGATCTTGGCGGATCCTTCGCCGCTGGCGATGGCCTTGGACAGCGCGTCGGCCATCACTTCCGACCCCACCACATGGCAGGTCAGGATCTTGGTCAGCTGATCCTTGTTTTCCGGCTTCAGCAGCGTGTCGACGGTGCCGGCAGGCAGCTTGGCGAAGG
Coding sequences within:
- a CDS encoding fasciclin domain-containing protein, translated to MSILFKSALRAGLAAGALTLVSAAAIAGGMSKEVGGAKMYPTKNIVENAVNSKDHTTLVAAVKAAGLVDTLAGTGPFTVFAPTNDAFAKLPAGTVDTLLKPENKDQLTKILTCHVVGSEVMADALSKAIASGEGSAKIETVGGCTFTAKAMDGKIMIEDGKGNVSTVTIADVDQSNGVIHVIDTVLLPAS